GATGCATGGCTAGAATCTTTTTGATCCTGGGACCCCTCTATGTTCTATCGTTCTCCGAGGGTAGTAGAAGTTTGGTGGTTAAAGAGTTGATGGATTGATGACCGATAATTTTTGCAGTACAAGTAGATTGCAGGCGCACGAAGTCATATACATGGGAATCAAGTGGTAcataattttcatgaaataCATCAAAGTGGATTGATGACCAAAAATTAGCCGGAAGGTACTAAAACTTTACAagtgtttctttgttttttttttggtaaacattgtttttttaaatgtttttctttgaaatatattaagataatattttttatattaatatttaaaaaaattaaaaaataatttaaaattaaaaaaataattctttttaagaaaacataaaaccGATTAGAAAGAAACTTTGAAACTTTACAAACCCACGGCCCTTCTACGATGATTTCAAAACTTGATTATTTTGGGCTTATAATGGGCATCATACCGGAGACAAGGAGCTGTAGTGCAGCTCAAAGCTCGACAGAATTGCTCGGCTCTCCGTCTCCGCTGAAGATGCAGAAAGCTCAACTAAAGCATCCTCGCCAGTCTTTTGCATTCTTTCCTCTCCACACTCGCTTGAGATCATTGGAGTTCTTGGTTCTCGTCGCACTAATCATCTTCTGAGATGGATTATCGTTTCACTGCAAATAATTCCGTGAAACGTAATTTCAAACTTGGTTACCAACCatagaaataaatgaaaaccgTTGTCAAGAATTTATCCAAATGCCAATCACTGGAACGAACATTTGAAATATTAGCTCGACCTGGAGTTTCCAAACAGCCATGTAAACAATGCAAAAGAATTTCTCTCGAGTATTGCAAATCCTAATCAATGACAACGTAAAGAAATACGTGATGTTAGCAACTGCAATATGAAGTTATGAACTTCATTGTGAGTTGAATTGAGTAGCGTTAAATTTTGAAAGGGCAATGGATCTGTCATGTCATCGTCCACCACATACCCCCCCATCTCCTAGATGCTAATCAACTACCATGTCATTATTATTCCAGAGTTAAAGCATGGAAATACTGTACAGGTGACAGGTTCGCTGTTCCTGGCTTATGAAGAACAAACAGAAATGAACATGGAATCACTTCCGGCCCAACCTAGTCAAATGCTGCTGATGTTTTGCCGCAGCAGCCTTGTCGGCCGCTTCACGCTTGAGCGTCCTCTTTGCCCGTCTCCCTGTTCTATCTTTTGCAGCCTCTTTCTTCTTAGGTTCACGTGAAGAGCCGGCCCCCGAGTCATCGAAATTTGATCGATGCACTGGCCTTGCTTCTTGACGCCCTGCCCTAACATAGCCATTATCTCCCCACCTGCGATTTCCAATGCGAAGATTGGATGAACTGCTCAAGTACACTCCATCTAGatcatcatcctcatcttcatattcatattcatattcatatgGATAATAATCATCTGGGTCTTCATAAAAATCCTCATGATCCTCCACGGTCAAAGGCATGAACCATGCAGCTCGAAGGAGGAGGCACACACTTTCCTCGAACATGTAATCCTGGATGctgttaaagaaacaaaaatctatTAAACCTAAAGTATGGCTCATTTCAGCAAAAGAGAAACAAATGGCAATACTTTCACTAAGCTTATACAAGCCAAGTTCAAGTATTTTGATCAAATGAACCACTAACTGACCACATTCAGAACATAATACATGACTGTGTAAAAGATTTCAACCTGCCATCGAGAGAACGGTGAACATTGAGAAACTCGAATGGCTGTTTG
This region of Populus trichocarpa isolate Nisqually-1 chromosome 9, P.trichocarpa_v4.1, whole genome shotgun sequence genomic DNA includes:
- the LOC18102059 gene encoding uncharacterized protein LOC18102059 isoform X1, whose amino-acid sequence is MTSVINIDGHEPLTPALQHQGEMESKVESSEKACGNHGGICAICLDKIVLQETALVKGCEHAYCVTCILRWATYSKNSTCPQCKQPFEFLNVHRSLDGSIQDYMFEESVCLLLRAAWFMPLTVEDHEDFYEDPDDYYPYEYEYEYEDEDDDLDGVYLSSSSNLRIGNRRWGDNGYVRAGRQEARPVHRSNFDDSGAGSSREPKKKEAAKDRTGRRAKRTLKREAADKAAAAKHQQHLTRLGRK
- the LOC18102059 gene encoding uncharacterized protein LOC18102059 isoform X2; translated protein: MTSVINIDGHEPLTPALQHQGEMESKVESSEKACGNHGGICAICLDKIVLQETALVKGCEHAYCIQDYMFEESVCLLLRAAWFMPLTVEDHEDFYEDPDDYYPYEYEYEYEDEDDDLDGVYLSSSSNLRIGNRRWGDNGYVRAGRQEARPVHRSNFDDSGAGSSREPKKKEAAKDRTGRRAKRTLKREAADKAAAAKHQQHLTRLGRK